In Flavobacterium endoglycinae, one DNA window encodes the following:
- a CDS encoding AraC family transcriptional regulator, which translates to MYELEKEKYLGNTKNSFNTSQGIAVVETEYQNKVYEGWHSHNNAHITLFLKGGTTEKRKNFNETVGPGSLLFYHSDELHLNQNTLFPSRNINIEIEESLLKELQISEAVIEKSIQNEAFAKFLILKIFKETLTADVFSADTIKMLFSQLSAANNHFDRFEKSPFWVKSLQELLNDCWNENPNLQDLALVLNLSPITISKHFPKYFGCTLGEYMRRIKINRSLSLIQSTESNLTEIALECGFADQSHFIRTFKTQTGFLPKQFQKL; encoded by the coding sequence ATGTACGAACTCGAAAAAGAGAAATACTTAGGAAATACTAAAAACAGTTTTAATACTTCGCAGGGAATTGCTGTGGTTGAAACTGAGTATCAAAATAAGGTTTACGAAGGCTGGCATTCTCATAATAATGCTCATATCACACTTTTCTTAAAAGGCGGAACGACAGAAAAAAGAAAAAACTTTAATGAAACAGTTGGTCCAGGATCATTATTGTTTTATCATAGCGACGAGCTTCATTTGAACCAAAATACACTTTTTCCTTCTCGAAATATCAATATCGAAATTGAAGAAAGTCTGCTTAAAGAACTACAAATCTCTGAAGCTGTTATCGAAAAATCAATTCAAAATGAAGCTTTTGCTAAGTTTTTGATTTTAAAGATTTTCAAAGAAACACTGACTGCCGACGTTTTTTCTGCAGATACTATTAAGATGTTATTTTCTCAGTTATCGGCTGCAAATAATCACTTTGACCGATTTGAAAAAAGTCCGTTCTGGGTAAAAAGTTTACAGGAATTATTAAACGACTGCTGGAATGAAAATCCAAACCTGCAGGATCTGGCTTTGGTTTTAAATCTCAGTCCTATTACCATTTCAAAACATTTCCCTAAATATTTTGGCTGTACTTTGGGCGAATACATGCGTCGTATTAAAATAAATCGTTCGCTTTCGCTGATACAATCCACGGAAAGTAATTTAACCGAAATTGCCCTTGAATGTGGATTTGCAGATCAAAGTCATTTTATCAGGACTTTTAAAACTCAAACGGGATTTTTGCCTAAACAGTTTCAAAAGCTATAA
- a CDS encoding C1 family peptidase, with protein MYKITMKSVFVASAFLVGVSSSFAQDILVNSLKLNASDKSKENFKFTEVVNLGTTSVKNQGSSGTCWSYSTNSFLESEMIRLGKQPVELSQIFSARNVYVEKGINYVRMHGAVTLGDGGALHDVINMYKKYGAVPREVYTGLNYGTDKNKFGEMSALIEGVLAAVVKNPNGELTPNWQKAYAAVIDSYLGKVPDNFNYKGKNYTPQSFAKEIVGINPDDYIEMSSFTTSPYYQKTTMMVPDNWSFDQVYNVKVNDMTDVIDNALKKGYTVAWATDVSEKSFSWKNGVAYVPTKKFDEMTAEEKADMFNGPKAEPEITPEMRQAAFDNYTTTDDHGMHIIGIAKDQTGKEYYIVKNSWGETNDYKGFLFVTKNFVKYKTTALMVNKGGIPSEIAKKLGV; from the coding sequence ATGTATAAAATTACAATGAAATCTGTTTTTGTGGCTTCCGCTTTTTTAGTTGGAGTAAGCAGCAGTTTCGCACAAGACATCTTGGTAAACTCATTAAAGTTAAACGCAAGTGATAAAAGTAAAGAGAACTTTAAATTCACCGAAGTAGTTAACTTAGGAACAACATCAGTAAAAAATCAAGGTTCTTCGGGAACTTGCTGGAGTTATTCTACAAACTCTTTCTTAGAATCTGAAATGATTCGTTTAGGAAAACAGCCTGTAGAATTGTCTCAGATTTTTTCTGCCAGAAACGTGTATGTAGAAAAAGGAATTAACTACGTTCGTATGCACGGAGCCGTTACTTTAGGCGATGGCGGCGCTTTGCACGATGTAATTAATATGTACAAAAAATACGGAGCCGTACCAAGAGAAGTTTATACAGGATTAAATTACGGAACTGATAAAAATAAATTCGGCGAAATGTCAGCACTTATCGAAGGTGTTTTGGCAGCTGTAGTTAAAAATCCAAACGGAGAATTAACTCCAAACTGGCAGAAAGCATACGCTGCTGTTATCGATTCGTATTTAGGGAAAGTGCCGGATAACTTCAATTACAAAGGAAAAAACTATACACCGCAATCTTTTGCAAAAGAAATTGTTGGAATTAACCCTGATGATTACATCGAAATGTCATCGTTTACAACTTCTCCGTACTACCAAAAAACAACGATGATGGTGCCGGACAACTGGTCATTTGACCAGGTTTACAACGTAAAAGTAAACGATATGACAGACGTTATCGACAACGCTTTGAAAAAAGGATATACAGTAGCATGGGCAACAGACGTAAGTGAGAAAAGCTTTAGCTGGAAAAACGGTGTGGCGTATGTGCCAACAAAGAAATTCGACGAAATGACGGCTGAAGAAAAAGCAGACATGTTTAACGGACCAAAAGCAGAACCGGAAATTACTCCAGAAATGCGTCAGGCTGCGTTTGACAACTACACAACAACAGACGATCACGGAATGCACATTATTGGTATTGCAAAAGACCAAACCGGAAAAGAATACTATATCGTTAAAAACTCTTGGGGAGAAACCAACGATTACAAAGGTTTTTTATTCGTAACCAAAAATTTCGTAAAATATAAAACTACTGCCTTAATGGTAAACAAAGGAGGAATTCCTTCTGAAATCGCTAAGAAATTAGGGGTATAA
- a CDS encoding MvdC/MvdD family ATP grasp protein: MILILTEKNDAHANLLIDKLKESQIPFFRLDLDTKSLEKTSITFKNKNWYINNKNEKITLSQIKCVWNRRTFVQLMLDEQDKDYEFNIWKNEWNKTLLGIYYYLKDVKWLNYYRKNHKAENKYFQLDIANEVGFEIPDYLLSNDRNEILEFGKKHEKIVLKLLNQDFYKIADKEYVGFYVNIIPYEKLKEFSKSEENPIFLQKYIEKDFEVRYTVVGNDHFVCKIDSQKSEIAKTDWRRYDLANTPHSVIEPPKNIKEKVTLLMKKLELTYGALDFIVSKEGSWYFLEINPSGQYLWIEDLTGLKITDAIKNNLININH, translated from the coding sequence ATGATATTAATTCTTACCGAAAAAAATGATGCACATGCAAATTTATTAATAGACAAACTAAAAGAAAGTCAAATACCTTTTTTTAGATTAGACTTAGACACAAAATCTTTAGAAAAAACTTCTATAACCTTCAAAAATAAAAATTGGTACATCAACAATAAGAATGAAAAAATAACACTTAGCCAAATAAAATGCGTTTGGAATAGAAGGACATTTGTTCAACTCATGCTTGATGAACAAGATAAAGACTATGAATTTAATATATGGAAAAATGAATGGAATAAAACATTACTTGGAATATATTATTATTTAAAAGATGTTAAGTGGCTAAATTACTACAGAAAAAATCATAAAGCAGAAAACAAATATTTCCAATTAGATATAGCCAATGAAGTCGGTTTTGAAATTCCAGACTATTTATTGTCCAATGATCGAAATGAAATTTTAGAATTCGGAAAAAAACATGAAAAAATAGTCTTAAAGCTTTTAAATCAAGATTTTTATAAAATTGCAGACAAAGAATATGTTGGTTTTTATGTCAATATAATTCCATACGAAAAGCTCAAGGAATTTTCAAAATCAGAAGAAAATCCGATTTTTCTACAAAAATATATTGAAAAAGATTTTGAAGTAAGATATACCGTTGTAGGTAATGACCATTTCGTTTGTAAAATTGATTCACAAAAATCAGAAATTGCGAAAACAGATTGGCGAAGATACGATCTAGCAAACACTCCCCATTCAGTTATTGAACCACCCAAAAACATTAAAGAAAAAGTTACTTTATTAATGAAAAAACTTGAATTAACTTATGGAGCCTTAGATTTTATTGTTTCTAAAGAGGGTTCATGGTATTTCTTAGAGATAAATCCAAGCGGGCAATATCTGTGGATTGAAGATTTAACAGGGTTAAAAATTACAGACGCAATTAAAAACAATTTAATTAACATTAACCATTAA
- a CDS encoding tetratricopeptide repeat protein, producing MKRFAAYSIVAMSAFSLSSLAQQTSYAVANTKTAKAAAKPDKPKEDMVIVGYCVEEVINMPFGSRTTTYEVPKEDMVNTYDLGPHNTRKVTPIYGRPKVKETSAVLPSKNIAETNNQTIQPIKVEVTAPAYSGKMISVDIVDTYANVLDKGYKSVEMLKRVADKFYFANDFENAVKQYTELLNLDSNVEAVYYFRCAQSLKAIKQNDKADEMMKLFEEKNK from the coding sequence ATGAAAAGATTTGCTGCATATTCGATAGTTGCCATGAGTGCTTTTTCATTGAGCAGTTTAGCCCAGCAGACGAGTTATGCCGTCGCAAATACAAAAACTGCAAAAGCGGCAGCAAAACCAGACAAACCGAAAGAAGATATGGTTATAGTGGGCTATTGCGTCGAAGAGGTAATTAACATGCCTTTTGGCAGCCGAACGACTACCTACGAAGTTCCCAAAGAAGATATGGTAAACACTTACGATCTCGGGCCTCATAACACGCGAAAAGTAACTCCCATATACGGAAGACCAAAAGTAAAAGAAACAAGCGCTGTTTTGCCATCAAAAAACATCGCCGAGACCAATAATCAAACCATTCAGCCTATAAAAGTAGAAGTAACAGCTCCGGCATATTCGGGAAAAATGATCAGCGTAGATATAGTCGATACTTATGCCAATGTATTAGATAAAGGTTACAAATCAGTAGAAATGCTTAAAAGAGTTGCAGACAAATTTTATTTTGCAAACGATTTTGAGAACGCGGTCAAACAATATACGGAGCTGTTAAACCTGGATTCGAATGTTGAAGCGGTCTATTATTTTAGATGCGCCCAGTCTTTAAAAGCCATAAAACAAAATGATAAAGCCGATGAAATGATGAAGCTGTTTGAAGAGAAAAATAAATAA
- a CDS encoding NADH:flavin oxidoreductase/NADH oxidase — MASNLFSPITLKNITLKNRIVISPMCQYSAEDGFANDWHLVHLGSRATGGAGLIIQEATAVSPEARISPSDLGIWKDEHIEKLKQINAFIVSQNSVPGIQLAHAGRKASVSAPWLGNKKLDFAQGGWQTVAPNAIPYHDNEPFLPEALDKNGIQKVISDFKTAAKRVVEAGYQVLEIHAAHGYLLHQFLSPLTNVRTDEYGGSFENRIRFTLEIVEAVQTEWPSNLPLIVRISATDWAEDGWNPEESVQLSKILKEKGVDVIDVSSGGLVSHQKITLGPGYQVPFAEKVKTEADILTGAVGLITEAKQAEEILNKGQADLILFARESLRNPNLPLDFAKELNEDIHWPKQYERAKL; from the coding sequence ATGGCTTCAAATTTATTTTCTCCCATAACTTTAAAAAATATTACCCTTAAAAACAGAATCGTTATTTCGCCCATGTGCCAATATTCTGCCGAGGACGGATTCGCAAACGACTGGCATTTGGTTCATTTAGGAAGTCGTGCCACAGGAGGCGCCGGACTTATTATTCAGGAAGCAACTGCGGTTTCTCCCGAAGCCAGAATTTCTCCTTCTGATTTAGGAATATGGAAAGATGAACATATCGAAAAACTGAAACAAATCAATGCTTTTATCGTTTCTCAAAATTCTGTTCCAGGAATCCAGCTGGCTCATGCAGGACGAAAAGCTTCTGTTTCGGCTCCGTGGCTTGGCAATAAAAAATTAGATTTCGCTCAAGGCGGATGGCAGACCGTTGCGCCAAATGCAATTCCGTATCATGATAACGAACCTTTTCTTCCAGAAGCTTTGGACAAAAACGGAATTCAAAAGGTAATTTCGGATTTTAAAACAGCTGCAAAAAGAGTGGTAGAGGCGGGATATCAAGTTTTGGAAATCCACGCGGCACACGGATATTTACTGCATCAATTTTTATCTCCGCTAACCAATGTTAGAACCGATGAATATGGAGGAAGTTTTGAAAACCGAATTCGTTTTACACTCGAAATAGTAGAAGCAGTTCAAACAGAATGGCCTTCAAATCTTCCATTAATTGTTAGAATTTCAGCAACAGATTGGGCAGAAGACGGATGGAATCCTGAAGAGTCTGTACAGCTTTCGAAAATATTAAAAGAAAAAGGAGTAGATGTAATCGATGTTTCATCAGGCGGATTGGTTTCACATCAAAAAATTACGCTTGGTCCAGGGTATCAAGTTCCTTTTGCAGAAAAAGTAAAAACCGAAGCCGATATTTTAACAGGTGCTGTAGGTTTAATTACCGAAGCCAAACAAGCCGAAGAAATCTTAAATAAAGGTCAAGCCGATTTGATTTTGTTTGCCAGAGAATCGCTTAGAAATCCAAACCTGCCCTTGGATTTTGCCAAAGAATTAAACGAGGATATTCATTGGCCAAAACAATACGAAAGAGCTAAACTTTAA
- a CDS encoding P-loop NTPase family protein, translated as MDEATASLDTHSEKMVKEVIDNFKSLGKTIIVIAHRLSTIASADTILVMKNGSIVESGNHFDLLEQKTEYYNLWNKQTLI; from the coding sequence ATGGATGAAGCTACAGCATCTCTCGATACTCATTCAGAAAAAATGGTAAAAGAAGTTATAGATAACTTCAAATCATTGGGAAAAACTATAATTGTCATTGCACATCGTTTGAGTACAATAGCCAGTGCCGATACTATATTAGTTATGAAAAATGGATCAATCGTAGAGTCAGGAAATCATTTCGATTTACTAGAACAAAAAACGGAGTATTATAATTTGTGGAATAAGCAGACTTTGATTTAA
- a CDS encoding Gfo/Idh/MocA family oxidoreductase, protein MQKIKTALLSYGMSGKVFHAPFLDIHPGFELLGSWERSKKLIQEDYPEVKSYPSLEDLLADDVDLVIVNTPVGTHYEYAKKVVLSGKHAVVEKAFTTTVAEAQELNKIAKEKGVKLAVFQNRRWDSDFKTVQKVIEDGVLGDLVEAEFHFDRYNPLLSPKAHKETANDGAGILKDLGPHLIDQAVCLFGSPKSVFGDIRITRENSLVDDWIDLQLIYENFRVRLKAGFFVREANPAFTVQGKKGSFLKPRGDVQEDKLKEGEKPNLESWGTESEDLQGLLHTEIDGKTIREKIPTLQGNYFSFFDGVFNSITNDVAEPVTAEDGVKVMQVIEAAIASNTQRKVIDL, encoded by the coding sequence ATGCAAAAAATAAAAACAGCACTATTGTCATACGGAATGTCGGGAAAAGTTTTTCACGCTCCGTTTTTAGATATTCACCCCGGATTTGAATTATTAGGATCTTGGGAAAGAAGTAAAAAACTTATTCAGGAAGATTATCCAGAAGTAAAAAGCTATCCTTCACTGGAAGATTTATTGGCAGATGATGTTGATTTGGTAATTGTCAATACTCCAGTCGGCACACATTACGAATACGCTAAAAAAGTAGTTTTATCAGGAAAACATGCTGTTGTTGAAAAAGCCTTTACCACAACAGTAGCCGAAGCCCAAGAATTGAATAAAATAGCAAAAGAAAAAGGTGTAAAACTAGCCGTATTTCAAAACAGAAGATGGGACAGCGATTTTAAAACTGTTCAAAAAGTAATCGAGGATGGCGTATTAGGAGATTTAGTCGAAGCCGAATTTCATTTTGACAGATACAATCCATTATTGAGTCCGAAAGCACATAAAGAAACTGCCAATGATGGTGCAGGAATTCTAAAAGATTTAGGTCCGCATTTAATAGATCAAGCCGTTTGTTTATTTGGTTCACCAAAATCAGTTTTTGGTGATATCAGGATCACTAGAGAAAACTCATTAGTGGATGACTGGATCGACCTTCAGTTGATTTATGAAAATTTCAGAGTCCGTTTAAAAGCAGGTTTTTTCGTGAGAGAAGCCAATCCCGCTTTTACAGTTCAGGGTAAAAAAGGATCATTTCTTAAACCAAGAGGTGACGTACAGGAAGACAAATTGAAAGAAGGAGAAAAACCAAATTTAGAATCTTGGGGAACCGAATCTGAAGATTTACAAGGATTGCTTCATACTGAAATTGATGGAAAAACAATCCGAGAAAAAATCCCAACGCTGCAAGGCAATTATTTCTCATTTTTTGATGGTGTTTTCAATTCTATTACGAACGATGTTGCAGAACCAGTTACTGCCGAAGATGGCGTAAAAGTAATGCAGGTTATCGAAGCTGCCATTGCAAGTAACACACAACGAAAAGTAATCGATTTATAA
- a CDS encoding class IIb bacteriocin, lactobin A/cerein 7B family: MNLEELNLFELDNQEIQEIEGGGIRAEIAFVICDMTFGVIPGAFMRLGYALG; the protein is encoded by the coding sequence ATGAATTTAGAAGAATTGAACCTTTTTGAGTTAGATAATCAGGAGATACAAGAGATTGAAGGAGGAGGTATTAGAGCAGAAATTGCTTTTGTGATTTGTGACATGACTTTTGGAGTTATTCCTGGAGCATTTATGCGTCTTGGTTACGCTTTGGGATAG
- the rseP gene encoding RIP metalloprotease RseP: MDIVIKLSQFLLSLSLLIILHELGHFIPAKLFKTRVEKFYLFFDVKYSLLKKKIGETEYGIGWLPLGGYVKISGMIDESMDKEQMALPPQPWEFRSKPAWQRLIIMLGGVTVNFILAFIIYIGMAFAYGDIYIANSDLKDGVSIDNPVMLKAGFKTGDKIISIDNKKVENFDNDMNMNVIMAKEILIERNGQQQTIKMPTDFVDQLSKYEKGLLIGIRTPFAIGKVADESPNQNLKPKDLILSLNGKKIKYFDEAKTILKENKGKTISAVVLRDLKELPLTVKVSPAGTLGVMSAGLDIKSLEKLGYYKISTKEYSFAESIPVGIEKGKDQLVGYGKQLKMIFNPETKAYKQVGGFAAIYNIFPNTWSWETFWSITALLSIMLGVMNLLPIPALDGGHVMFLLYEMISGKKPSDKFLENAQMVGFVLLIALLLFANGNDIYKAIVK, encoded by the coding sequence ATGGATATAGTTATCAAACTCTCTCAATTTCTATTGAGTTTATCTTTACTTATTATTCTTCATGAATTAGGGCACTTTATCCCTGCTAAATTGTTTAAAACTAGAGTCGAAAAATTTTACTTGTTTTTTGATGTTAAATATTCTCTACTAAAAAAGAAAATTGGTGAAACAGAATACGGAATCGGATGGCTGCCACTTGGAGGTTATGTAAAAATCTCGGGTATGATTGACGAAAGTATGGACAAGGAACAAATGGCTTTACCGCCTCAACCTTGGGAATTCCGCTCTAAACCAGCTTGGCAGCGTTTAATTATTATGCTTGGCGGTGTTACCGTAAACTTTATTCTGGCGTTTATTATTTATATAGGAATGGCATTTGCTTATGGCGATATCTATATTGCCAATTCTGACTTAAAAGATGGTGTCTCTATCGATAATCCAGTTATGCTAAAAGCAGGTTTTAAAACTGGTGATAAAATAATTTCTATTGATAATAAAAAAGTAGAAAACTTTGACAATGACATGAACATGAATGTGATCATGGCGAAAGAGATTTTAATTGAAAGAAATGGACAACAGCAAACTATTAAAATGCCAACTGATTTTGTAGATCAATTGTCAAAATATGAAAAAGGTTTGCTTATAGGAATTCGTACTCCTTTTGCTATTGGAAAAGTTGCCGACGAGTCTCCAAACCAAAATTTAAAACCAAAAGATTTGATTCTTTCTCTTAACGGAAAAAAAATCAAATATTTTGATGAAGCAAAAACCATTTTAAAAGAAAACAAAGGAAAAACAATCTCTGCTGTTGTTTTACGTGATTTAAAAGAATTACCGCTTACAGTTAAAGTTTCACCTGCTGGAACTTTAGGTGTTATGTCGGCTGGTTTGGATATTAAATCCTTAGAAAAATTAGGATACTATAAAATTAGTACCAAAGAATATAGTTTTGCAGAATCTATTCCGGTTGGTATCGAAAAAGGAAAAGATCAATTAGTAGGTTACGGAAAACAATTGAAAATGATCTTTAATCCTGAAACAAAAGCATACAAACAAGTAGGTGGTTTTGCTGCGATTTACAATATTTTCCCTAATACTTGGAGCTGGGAAACATTTTGGTCAATCACGGCTTTATTGTCAATTATGCTTGGAGTAATGAATTTATTGCCAATTCCGGCACTTGATGGCGGACATGTGATGTTTTTATTATACGAAATGATCAGCGGTAAAAAACCTAGCGATAAATTCCTTGAAAACGCCCAAATGGTTGGCTTTGTTCTACTTATAGCACTGCTTTTATTCGCAAACGGAAATGACATTTATAAGGCAATTGTCAAGTAG
- a CDS encoding helix-turn-helix domain-containing protein, with the protein MSTLTKPNHIGRKISRIRELRDMKQEALAYALGMSQQSISIIENSETVDEEKLKAIAEVLGVSAEGIKNFSEEAVLNNIQNNYEGSVINSGPVVNHNCNFNPLDKVVELYERLVQAEKDKVEYLEKLMKGK; encoded by the coding sequence ATGAGCACACTAACAAAACCAAACCATATAGGACGAAAAATAAGCCGCATTCGTGAACTTCGTGACATGAAACAAGAAGCTTTGGCGTATGCTTTAGGCATGAGCCAGCAGTCTATTTCTATTATTGAAAACAGCGAAACTGTCGACGAAGAAAAACTGAAAGCAATTGCCGAAGTTTTAGGCGTTTCTGCTGAAGGAATTAAAAATTTCTCTGAAGAAGCAGTTTTGAATAATATTCAAAATAACTACGAAGGATCAGTTATTAATAGTGGACCAGTAGTAAATCATAATTGCAATTTCAACCCGCTTGATAAAGTTGTGGAACTTTATGAGCGTTTGGTTCAGGCTGAAAAGGATAAAGTGGAGTATTTGGAGAAGTTGATGAAGGGGAAGTAA
- a CDS encoding CPBP family intramembrane glutamic endopeptidase — protein sequence METLTRKQKIFNFPVVKILLALLTFMAVVIISQQIAAKLLALTPLDKDYRNLLKGLFVSFSCIFSYILFFKKYDKRTITEFATKGLAKNLLIGISIGFILQSCTILVMYLNGNYSIVNINPVSFILIPFTIMFTVAIIEEILVRGIIFRIVEEKLGSYISLTISSVLFGILHLANPHGTLISGICITMAGFMLGAAFIYSRNLWFPIALHFAWNFTQSGIYGAITSGNEKTNSLLEAKIQGPEFITGGEFGPEGSIQAIVFCALGTILLLALSRKQNKIVKPYWKN from the coding sequence ATGGAAACGCTTACCCGAAAACAAAAAATATTTAATTTCCCTGTAGTTAAAATTCTTCTTGCACTGCTTACTTTTATGGCAGTTGTTATTATCAGCCAGCAGATTGCCGCAAAACTATTAGCTTTAACACCACTCGATAAAGATTACAGAAATCTTTTAAAAGGACTGTTTGTTTCCTTTTCATGTATTTTCAGTTATATCCTTTTCTTCAAAAAATACGATAAAAGAACTATAACAGAGTTTGCGACAAAAGGACTTGCCAAAAATCTTTTAATTGGGATTTCGATTGGTTTTATTTTACAATCCTGCACCATTTTAGTGATGTACCTTAACGGAAATTACAGCATTGTAAACATTAATCCTGTTTCGTTTATTCTGATTCCGTTTACCATCATGTTTACCGTAGCCATTATTGAAGAAATCTTGGTGCGTGGTATTATATTTAGAATTGTAGAAGAAAAACTGGGAAGTTATATTTCTCTTACGATTTCTTCGGTACTGTTTGGTATTCTGCATCTGGCCAATCCTCATGGAACATTAATTTCAGGAATCTGCATAACAATGGCTGGTTTTATGCTTGGAGCTGCTTTTATTTACAGCCGTAATTTATGGTTCCCTATTGCGTTACACTTTGCGTGGAATTTCACTCAATCAGGAATTTATGGAGCGATAACTTCTGGAAATGAAAAAACAAACAGTCTATTAGAAGCCAAAATACAAGGTCCCGAATTTATTACTGGAGGAGAATTTGGTCCAGAAGGATCAATTCAGGCTATCGTATTCTGTGCTTTAGGAACTATTCTATTATTGGCTTTAAGCCGAAAACAAAATAAAATCGTTAAACCTTATTGGAAAAATTAA
- a CDS encoding MFS transporter: protein MINFNPLQLFQTKGKIKKVFREAKASYLNRIRFAVGMFYFGMGLSFATWASRIPDIKTALHLTEGDLGSILFALPMGQLLIMPFSGKMVTKFGSHRILIFSLIMYVLCLANLGLAGTGLELSLGLFLFGLFGNLANIAVNTQGVYTEVLFKKTIMSSFHGMWSFAGFTGALVGLGMLALHLSPLHHFLIVGGIVILMVVFNFKFLIRAKEKIKNKTNEKKKLFTKPDSALLWLGVIGFCSMASEGVMFDWSGVYFKDIVQAPGPLVVLGYTSFMIMMASGRFLGDGLINKFGRERVMQISGVMISAGLFTAVFLPYIIPCTIAFMAVGLGVATIVPTVYSMAGKNPTVPPGEALTIVSSVSFLGFLMGPPVIGHIAQNFGLQFSFAFIGIFGVLIAFMVSKIRTND, encoded by the coding sequence TTGATAAACTTCAATCCATTACAACTTTTTCAGACAAAAGGGAAAATCAAGAAAGTTTTTAGAGAAGCAAAAGCCTCTTATTTAAACCGAATTCGTTTTGCAGTTGGAATGTTTTATTTTGGAATGGGTTTAAGTTTTGCCACTTGGGCAAGTAGAATTCCAGACATTAAAACAGCACTTCATTTAACCGAGGGCGATCTGGGTTCAATTCTTTTTGCACTTCCAATGGGACAATTGCTGATTATGCCTTTTTCGGGAAAAATGGTAACCAAATTCGGAAGCCACCGCATTTTGATTTTTTCATTAATCATGTACGTTTTGTGCTTGGCTAATTTAGGTCTTGCAGGAACGGGATTAGAATTATCTCTGGGTTTATTTCTGTTTGGATTATTTGGAAACTTAGCCAATATAGCCGTAAATACACAAGGTGTTTATACCGAAGTATTATTTAAAAAAACCATTATGTCTTCGTTTCACGGAATGTGGAGTTTTGCTGGCTTTACAGGCGCTTTAGTGGGTCTAGGAATGCTGGCTTTACATTTATCGCCTTTACATCATTTTCTAATTGTGGGGGGAATCGTAATACTAATGGTGGTTTTTAATTTTAAATTCCTGATTAGAGCCAAAGAAAAAATTAAAAATAAGACCAACGAAAAGAAAAAACTATTTACAAAACCAGATAGCGCACTGCTTTGGCTCGGAGTCATAGGCTTTTGTAGTATGGCCAGCGAAGGTGTAATGTTTGACTGGAGCGGTGTGTATTTTAAAGATATTGTACAAGCTCCGGGACCGCTAGTTGTTTTAGGATATACTTCTTTTATGATTATGATGGCAAGCGGAAGATTTCTGGGAGACGGATTAATCAATAAATTTGGACGTGAGCGCGTAATGCAAATCAGCGGGGTTATGATTTCTGCTGGACTTTTTACAGCCGTTTTTCTTCCATATATTATCCCCTGTACTATTGCTTTTATGGCTGTAGGTTTGGGAGTTGCTACAATTGTTCCTACCGTTTATAGTATGGCAGGGAAAAACCCAACGGTTCCGCCGGGAGAAGCTTTAACGATTGTTTCAAGTGTCAGCTTTCTTGGATTTTTAATGGGACCTCCCGTAATTGGACACATTGCTCAGAACTTTGGTTTACAATTTTCTTTCGCCTTTATCGGAATCTTTGGCGTTTTGATTGCCTTTATGGTTTCTAAAATTAGAACAAACGATTGA